The following proteins are encoded in a genomic region of Streptococcus sp. 29892:
- a CDS encoding GTP pyrophosphokinase has translation MDFNWEEFLDPYIQTVGELKIKLRGIRKQYRKANRHSPIEFVTGRVKPIESIKEKMALRQIKLENLAQDMQDIAGLRIMVQFVDDIEEVLAILRKRKDMQIVHERDYINYRKASGYRSYHVVISYPVDTINGNETVLAEIQIRTLSMNFWATIEHSLNYKYKGNFPEEIKKRLEVTAKIAYELDEEMRKIRNDIQEAQALFDPAHRKLNDGVGNSDDTDEEYR, from the coding sequence ATGGACTTTAACTGGGAAGAATTTTTAGACCCCTATATCCAGACAGTAGGTGAGTTGAAAATCAAACTGCGTGGTATTCGCAAGCAGTACCGGAAAGCCAATCGCCACTCTCCTATAGAGTTCGTGACTGGTCGGGTAAAGCCTATTGAATCCATTAAGGAAAAGATGGCCCTACGACAGATTAAGTTAGAAAATCTTGCTCAAGATATGCAGGATATTGCTGGGCTTCGAATTATGGTTCAATTTGTGGACGATATTGAGGAAGTCTTGGCGATTTTACGCAAGCGCAAGGATATGCAGATTGTCCACGAAAGGGATTATATTAACTACCGAAAGGCTTCTGGCTACCGGTCCTATCATGTAGTTATTTCATACCCCGTGGACACCATAAATGGCAATGAAACGGTACTGGCAGAAATCCAAATCCGTACTCTTTCCATGAACTTCTGGGCGACTATTGAGCATTCCCTCAACTATAAGTATAAGGGAAATTTTCCTGAAGAAATCAAGAAACGCTTGGAAGTAACAGCAAAGATTGCCTATGAATTAGATGAGGAGATGCGAAAAATCCGTAACGACATTCAGGAGGCCCAGGCCTTATTCGATCCTGCACATAGGAAGCTGAATGACGGTGTCGGAAATAGTGATGATACAGATGAAGAATACAGGTAG
- a CDS encoding NAD kinase, with protein sequence MKNTGRKKIALLASRNPKSEAVSKELWTKLKEANFILTPKNPDIVISIGGDGMLLSAFHKYEKLIDRVRFVGIHTGHLGFYTDYRDFEVDKLIENLKLDTGARVSYPILNVKVKLLDGRVVEARALNEATIKRLSKTMVADVIINNVPFERFRGDGISVSTPTGSTAYNKSLGGAVLHPTIEALQIAEVASLNNRVYRTLGSSIVVPKKDKIVIEPKHSDRYSIAVDNKTYVYDNIEKIEYQIDQHKIHFLATPSHTSFWNRVKDAFIGEVE encoded by the coding sequence ATGAAGAATACAGGTAGAAAAAAAATCGCTCTGCTCGCTAGCCGAAATCCAAAGAGTGAGGCAGTTTCCAAAGAACTTTGGACAAAATTGAAAGAAGCAAATTTCATACTGACACCTAAAAATCCTGATATTGTGATTTCAATCGGTGGTGATGGTATGCTCCTGTCGGCCTTTCATAAGTATGAAAAGTTGATTGACCGTGTGCGTTTTGTCGGTATTCATACAGGCCATCTAGGATTTTATACGGATTACCGTGACTTTGAAGTAGATAAACTGATTGAAAACCTTAAATTAGATACAGGTGCAAGGGTGTCCTATCCCATTTTGAATGTCAAGGTCAAACTACTGGATGGTCGGGTTGTGGAGGCGCGTGCTCTGAATGAGGCGACCATCAAGCGTTTATCCAAAACCATGGTGGCGGATGTCATTATCAACAATGTACCGTTTGAACGCTTTAGGGGAGATGGCATCTCAGTATCTACTCCAACTGGTTCGACGGCCTACAATAAATCTTTAGGTGGTGCTGTTTTGCATCCGACCATTGAGGCCTTGCAGATTGCAGAAGTAGCCAGTCTAAATAACCGCGTTTATCGGACCTTGGGTTCTTCTATTGTGGTTCCCAAAAAAGACAAGATAGTCATTGAGCCCAAACATAGTGACCGCTATTCTATTGCCGTTGATAACAAGACCTATGTTTATGATAATATCGAAAAGATAGAGTACCAGATTGACCAGCATAAAATTCATTTTCTTGCTACCCCTAGCCACACCAGTTTCTGGAATCGGGTCAAAGATGCCTTCATTGGAGAGGTGGAGTAA
- a CDS encoding RluA family pseudouridine synthase, translated as MRFEFIADQHTKIKTFLKKHGVSKGLLAKIKYTGGNIWVNDIERNATYLLDIGDRVTIDIPAEEDLTGSLKPISFPLDIIYEDDHFLAINKPVGYASIPSALHSSTIANFVKGYLVDQAYENKQVHIVTRLDRDTSGVMLFAKHGYAHARLDKQLQAKLIHKRYYALVKGDGVLEAEGDIIAPIGRPEDSIITRCVTKTGKYAHTSYRLVQSWGNIHLVDIQLHTGRTHQIRVHFSHIGFPLLGDDMYGGSLECGIQRQALHCHNLAFDNPFSAQRIDLEAGLPDDFQAVIKMLTNK; from the coding sequence ATGCGGTTTGAATTTATAGCTGACCAGCATACCAAGATTAAAACCTTTCTGAAGAAACATGGTGTTTCCAAGGGCTTGTTGGCAAAAATCAAGTACACAGGTGGCAATATTTGGGTTAATGATATAGAACGCAATGCAACTTACTTGCTTGATATTGGAGATAGGGTTACAATTGACATACCAGCTGAGGAGGATTTGACCGGAAGTTTGAAACCGATTTCTTTTCCGCTGGATATTATCTATGAAGATGACCACTTTCTTGCTATCAATAAGCCAGTTGGATATGCTTCGATACCCTCAGCACTCCATTCTTCTACCATTGCCAATTTTGTCAAGGGCTATCTGGTCGATCAAGCTTATGAAAACAAACAGGTTCATATTGTCACGCGCTTGGATAGGGATACATCGGGGGTCATGCTCTTTGCCAAGCATGGTTATGCCCATGCTCGACTGGACAAGCAGTTGCAGGCCAAGCTCATTCACAAACGCTATTATGCTCTGGTTAAGGGAGATGGTGTTTTGGAAGCTGAGGGGGATATCATTGCTCCAATTGGTCGTCCAGAAGATAGTATTATCACACGCTGTGTGACCAAGACGGGTAAATATGCCCATACTTCCTATCGACTTGTTCAATCTTGGGGCAATATTCATCTAGTGGATATTCAGTTGCACACAGGTCGAACCCACCAGATTCGTGTTCATTTTTCACATATTGGATTTCCTTTATTGGGAGATGATATGTATGGTGGCAGTTTAGAATGTGGTATTCAACGTCAGGCCTTACATTGTCACAACTTGGCCTTTGACAATCCTTTCTCAGCCCAAAGGATTGACTTGGAAGCAGGTCTTCCAGACGATTTTCAGGCTGTTATCAAAATGTTAACTAATAAATAA
- a CDS encoding ABC transporter ATP-binding protein: protein MKRFFRYFKPYQKEAILGPVFKLLEASFELLVPLIIAFIVDTIIPNGNQGDLVAMLLLLVGLSCVGILVSLTAQYFSAKAAVGVTKALTNDLYQKVLSLPKSSRDILSSSSLLTRLTSDTLQIQTGINTFLRLFLRAPIVVFGSLMMAFYISPSLSVYFLGMIILLLIIVTGISIITSRMYQSIRKDVDSLVGQVGDTVMGWRVIRAFGQKAREIKTFQGINQTYKKHQLQAGFWSSLLSPLTFLIVNTTLLILIWQGNGAVSQNLLEQGMLVALINYLLQILVELVKMIMVVSTLNQTYISAQRIQEVFEQESEDVEADLPEGLSKDKELIFSVNHLSFAYPKSAEKVLLDITFELPKGQFMGIIGGTGSGKSTLVDLLQALYSLPIQQLSHSIDGKSPRNLKTWRQQIAIVPQEAQLFAGTIRSNLSLGLDTVADSDLWSALEIAQAKSFVEEKGGLDSPVEAFGKNFSGGQRQRLTIARAILQKAPILILDDATSALDYLTESRLLAAIRQEFPEQTLIMVSQRTNSLRRADQILVLDQGHQVGLGRHEDLLRSSAIYQEIDQSQHREEDSHEAI, encoded by the coding sequence ATGAAAAGATTTTTTAGATATTTTAAACCCTATCAGAAGGAAGCGATTCTAGGTCCGGTTTTTAAACTATTAGAAGCTAGTTTTGAGCTCCTAGTCCCTTTAATTATCGCTTTCATTGTTGATACAATCATTCCAAATGGCAATCAGGGGGACCTGGTTGCCATGCTTTTATTATTGGTCGGTCTATCTTGTGTCGGTATTCTCGTTTCACTTACTGCCCAGTATTTCTCGGCCAAGGCAGCAGTTGGAGTGACAAAAGCTTTGACCAATGACTTGTACCAGAAGGTTCTTTCGCTTCCAAAATCTAGTCGGGATATTCTTTCGTCTTCAAGTCTATTGACCAGACTGACCAGTGATACCTTGCAAATTCAGACAGGCATCAATACATTTTTACGCTTATTTTTACGGGCGCCGATTGTTGTATTTGGTTCGCTGATGATGGCCTTCTACATTAGTCCTAGTTTGTCTGTCTATTTTCTAGGAATGATTATCCTCTTACTTATCATAGTGACAGGAATTTCCATTATTACTAGCCGCATGTATCAATCCATCCGCAAGGATGTAGATAGTCTGGTAGGGCAGGTAGGAGATACGGTTATGGGTTGGAGGGTTATTCGTGCATTCGGACAAAAAGCGCGTGAGATCAAGACTTTCCAGGGCATCAATCAGACCTACAAGAAACACCAGTTGCAGGCTGGTTTTTGGTCTAGCCTCCTATCTCCCCTGACTTTTCTTATTGTTAATACCACCTTGCTCATTCTCATCTGGCAGGGAAATGGTGCAGTTTCACAAAACTTACTTGAACAAGGGATGTTGGTTGCCCTCATCAACTATCTTTTGCAAATTCTGGTTGAGCTGGTTAAGATGATTATGGTTGTTTCTACCCTTAATCAGACCTATATTTCAGCCCAGCGTATCCAAGAGGTTTTTGAACAAGAATCTGAGGATGTGGAAGCTGATTTGCCAGAAGGACTTAGTAAGGATAAAGAGCTGATTTTTTCTGTCAACCATCTTTCTTTTGCTTACCCAAAATCTGCAGAGAAGGTCCTATTGGATATAACCTTTGAACTGCCTAAGGGACAGTTTATGGGAATAATTGGTGGTACAGGTTCTGGTAAATCGACCTTGGTGGATTTGTTACAAGCACTTTATTCCTTACCGATACAACAGCTTTCTCACTCTATTGACGGGAAAAGTCCTCGGAATTTGAAAACTTGGCGGCAACAAATAGCGATAGTTCCTCAAGAGGCTCAACTCTTCGCCGGAACCATTCGTTCCAATCTCTCATTGGGCTTAGACACTGTGGCGGATAGCGACTTGTGGTCTGCATTGGAAATTGCACAGGCTAAATCTTTCGTTGAGGAAAAAGGTGGTCTGGATAGTCCTGTAGAAGCCTTTGGGAAGAATTTTTCTGGCGGACAAAGACAACGCTTGACCATTGCGCGTGCTATTTTACAGAAGGCTCCAATATTGATTTTGGATGATGCAACATCCGCTCTGGATTATTTGACGGAAAGTCGCTTATTGGCAGCAATTCGTCAAGAATTTCCTGAGCAGACCTTGATTATGGTGTCACAAAGAACCAATAGTTTGCGTAGGGCAGATCAGATTTTAGTTTTGGATCAAGGTCACCAAGTTGGACTTGGTCGCCATGAAGATTTGCTGAGAAGCTCTGCTATTTACCAAGAAATCGACCAATCTCAACATAGGGAGGAGGATAGCCATGAAGCAATCTAG
- the pta gene encoding phosphate acetyltransferase, whose protein sequence is MEIRNLFGEMKQKIVGKRLRIVFPEGTDERVVRAAARLKFEGLVEPIILGVPEAVHTLLTDFGFSNPGITVIDPNNYGNFDAMKHEFVTLRKGKVDEAQADEILRDVNYFGVMLVQMGLAEGMVSGAIHSTADTVRPALQIIKTKPGVKRTSGVFLMVKDQHKFVFGDCAINIEPDAETLAEIAIQSAETAKTFGIDPKVAMISYSTKGSGSGPRVDKVVEATRLAQELRPDLLIDGELQMDAALVPDTARLKAPGSPVAGQANVFVFPAIEAGNITYKVVERLGGYEAVGPVLQGLNKPVNDLSRGCSSEDVYKLGIITAAQAIAAE, encoded by the coding sequence ATGGAAATTCGGAATTTATTTGGTGAAATGAAGCAAAAAATCGTAGGTAAAAGACTACGTATCGTTTTCCCAGAAGGTACAGATGAGCGCGTTGTGCGTGCGGCAGCTCGTTTGAAATTTGAAGGTTTGGTAGAGCCAATTATCCTCGGTGTGCCGGAAGCTGTCCATACTTTGTTGACAGATTTTGGTTTCTCAAACCCTGGTATCACAGTTATTGACCCTAATAACTACGGAAACTTTGATGCCATGAAACATGAATTTGTTACTCTTCGTAAAGGCAAGGTTGATGAGGCGCAGGCAGATGAAATTTTGCGTGATGTCAACTACTTTGGTGTTATGTTGGTGCAAATGGGATTAGCAGAAGGTATGGTGTCAGGTGCTATCCACTCAACAGCAGATACTGTACGTCCTGCCCTTCAAATTATTAAGACAAAACCAGGTGTAAAACGTACTTCAGGTGTCTTCTTGATGGTTAAAGACCAGCACAAGTTTGTCTTTGGTGACTGTGCAATCAACATTGAACCAGATGCAGAAACCTTGGCAGAGATTGCAATCCAATCAGCAGAAACTGCTAAAACATTTGGTATCGATCCAAAAGTAGCTATGATTTCATACTCAACAAAAGGTTCAGGTTCAGGTCCGCGCGTTGACAAGGTTGTAGAAGCAACTCGCTTGGCTCAAGAACTTCGTCCGGACCTCTTGATTGACGGTGAACTGCAGATGGATGCTGCCTTGGTTCCTGATACAGCACGTTTGAAAGCACCTGGAAGTCCAGTAGCAGGTCAAGCCAATGTCTTTGTCTTCCCAGCTATTGAAGCAGGCAACATTACTTACAAAGTAGTTGAGCGTCTTGGTGGTTACGAAGCGGTAGGTCCGGTCTTGCAAGGTTTGAATAAGCCTGTGAACGATCTTTCACGTGGATGCAGTTCAGAAGATGTTTACAAGCTTGGTATCATCACAGCTGCACAAGCAATTGCTGCTGAATAA